One stretch of Juglans microcarpa x Juglans regia isolate MS1-56 chromosome 3D, Jm3101_v1.0, whole genome shotgun sequence DNA includes these proteins:
- the LOC121255079 gene encoding uncharacterized protein LOC121255079, with translation MDGIPYRAFHWTPEFKEEEPSIVPVWIALPGLPPNFYHKSLLKILTAPIGRFIRRDNPTRCATRTDGARLCVEMDAAIEPISHFWIGMPGLGSSRKQEIVYETLPAFCSICKIQGHNVHTCRAGKQKPEKKMWVRQQPTDGDQEPDREEPREIVLEEPIEPVTKEPGVEDQSKLVLGSSILAFPRNHAEQVDAEYVDVNLVLGAPNSTLMIEELVVDTEIGEEVNTESLAEVRQTDASLQSEAVTRETEQVTETEHLAEEETVITEEAQRTDDAFCLEEGSLSDPEPDIHAEVFSQDKEYHSDIEEETGKRKYRKKNSEN, from the coding sequence ATGGACGGTATTCCTTATCGTGCCTTTCACTGGACGCCAGAGTTTAAGGAGGAAGAACCATCAATAGTGCCGGTTTGGATTGCTTTACCAGGTTTGCCTcctaatttttatcataaatcaTTGCTTAAAATCTTGACAGCTCCAATTGGTAGATTTATTAGGCGTGATAACCCCACACGTTGTGCGACTCGCACTGATGGTGCGCGTCTCTGTGTGGAGATGGATGCGGCCATTGAGCCTATTTCACATTTTTGGATTGGCATGCCGGGGTTGGGGTCTAGTCGAAAGCAGGAGATTGTGTATGAAACACTGCCTGCTTTCTGTTCCATTTGTAAAATTCAGGGGCACAATGTGCATACATGTCGGGCTGGAAAACAGaaaccagaaaagaaaatgtgggTTCGGCAACAACCAACAGATGGTGATCAAGAACCAGATAGAGAAGAGCCTAGAGAAATAGTATTGGAAGAGCCTATAGAACCAGTTACGAAGGAACCTGGGGTGGAAGATCAATCTAAGTTGGTTCTTGGGTCTTCGATTTTAGCCTTTCCAAGAAATCATGCAGAACAAGTTGATGCAGAATACGTGGATGTTAATTTGGTTTTAGGGGCCCCAAATTCTACTTTGATGATAGAGGAATTAGTAGTGGACACAGAAATTGGAGAGGAAGTAAATACGGAGAGTCTTGCTGAGGTGAGGCAAACGGATGCTAGTTTGCAATCGGAGGCAGTCACGCGAGAGACAGAGCAGGTTACGGAAACAGAGCATTTGGCGGAGGAAGAAACAGTGATTACGGAAGAGGCCCAGCGGACTGATGATGCTTTTTGTTTGGAAGAAGGGTCTTTATCGGATCCGGAACCTGATATTCATGCGGAAGTTTTTTCGCAGGATAAGGAGTATCATTCGGACATAGAGGAAGAAACTGGGAAAaggaaatatagaaaaaaaaattcagaaaattag